A window of the Bacteroidia bacterium genome harbors these coding sequences:
- a CDS encoding IS1182 family transposase, translating into MSKTNIVFKPYQFNPQMLLPPSFDELIDKNHPVRVVQQIISEIKIDGLIDQYKGGGTSSYHPRMLLSAIVFAYLSNTYSSRKIEAALKENIHYMWLTGMSTPDHNTINRFRSSKLKNEIKEIFAQVVTLLVKEELVSIEEVYTDGTKIEANANKYTFVWGKAIKTQKEKIAKQLEALWNYSQQVAVEELKDTEPIDFKNIDAAKVKAVAAQIDEALKNKQVEKKTLDQIKKAKTDFVKRMEKYEQQEAILGNRNSYSKTDPDATFMRMKEDHMRNGQLKAGYNLQASSCPGKKIFCVNYSLHQKPTDTTTLIPHINQYQQLYGSYPKSITADAGYGSHENYQFLQNNSIEGYVKYNTFDKEQKRKATYKKGFKSDELYYNKEQDCYYCPMGQRMQYISTSTRTTENGYTQQVKKYQTQNCNGCPLRSVCHQSKNNRTIEVNQQLIQLKNKANENLKSEQGIAHRKKRCYTIEPVFACLKQNKNFKRFMLRSIPKVEIEAGLCLIGFNLKQKALLN; encoded by the coding sequence ATGAGCAAAACCAATATAGTATTCAAACCATATCAGTTTAATCCGCAAATGTTGTTGCCACCGAGTTTTGATGAACTCATTGATAAGAATCATCCGGTGCGTGTAGTACAACAAATCATCAGCGAAATTAAAATAGATGGGCTGATTGATCAGTATAAAGGAGGTGGTACAAGTTCATATCATCCACGTATGCTATTAAGCGCCATTGTGTTCGCTTATTTAAGCAATACGTACAGCAGTCGTAAAATAGAAGCGGCCCTGAAAGAGAACATCCATTACATGTGGCTAACGGGTATGAGTACACCGGATCATAATACGATTAACCGTTTTCGCAGTTCGAAATTAAAAAATGAGATTAAAGAAATATTTGCCCAGGTGGTAACCCTGTTGGTAAAGGAAGAACTGGTTAGTATAGAAGAAGTTTATACCGATGGCACCAAGATAGAAGCCAATGCCAACAAATACACCTTTGTGTGGGGCAAAGCCATCAAAACGCAAAAGGAAAAAATAGCAAAACAGTTAGAAGCGTTGTGGAACTACAGCCAGCAAGTTGCCGTAGAAGAATTAAAAGATACCGAACCGATTGATTTTAAGAACATCGATGCAGCAAAAGTAAAAGCTGTGGCAGCGCAGATTGATGAGGCATTGAAAAACAAACAGGTTGAAAAAAAAACTCTTGACCAAATCAAAAAAGCAAAAACCGATTTTGTAAAGCGCATGGAAAAGTATGAGCAACAAGAGGCCATACTGGGTAATCGAAACAGTTACAGCAAAACCGATCCGGATGCAACTTTTATGCGTATGAAGGAAGACCACATGCGTAACGGACAACTTAAAGCCGGATATAATTTACAAGCCAGTTCATGTCCCGGTAAAAAAATATTTTGTGTGAACTACAGCTTGCATCAAAAACCAACCGACACCACTACTCTCATTCCGCACATCAATCAATATCAACAACTTTACGGTAGTTATCCAAAGAGCATCACAGCAGATGCCGGATACGGGTCGCACGAAAACTATCAGTTCCTGCAAAACAACAGCATTGAGGGCTATGTTAAATACAACACCTTTGATAAAGAACAAAAGCGCAAAGCCACCTATAAGAAAGGATTTAAGAGTGATGAACTTTATTACAATAAGGAGCAAGATTGCTACTACTGCCCAATGGGTCAACGCATGCAATACATCAGTACTTCAACACGCACAACCGAAAATGGATATACACAACAGGTAAAAAAATACCAGACGCAAAACTGCAACGGATGCCCGTTAAGAAGCGTATGTCATCAATCAAAAAACAACAGAACAATCGAAGTCAATCAGCAACTGATCCAACTGAAAAATAAAGCCAATGAAAATTTGAAAAGTGAACAAGGCATCGCCCATCGAAAAAAAAGATGCTACACCATAGAGCCTGTGTTTGCTTGCCTCAAGCAAAACAAAAATTTTAAACGGTTCATGCTGCGATCTATTCCTAAAGTAGAGATAGAGGCCGGATTGTGCCTGATCGGATTTAATCTCAAACAAAAAGCACTCTTGAACTGA
- a CDS encoding T9SS type A sorting domain-containing protein gives MKKAVFILLFGLLSTTVHSQKRDNIWPMGYRSFPNPDYFYFDFSNGQPDTVRYYREMPFFITHASICDTTGNLLFYTNGQYIANKDNDTLLNSQNFNPGYYTLSYYPGGLGFSQAALFLPFSDTSRFYYVISESAEEFIYNSQFNDAQPFHLTYSIIDASLDSGRGGVLPNAKNINIINDTLILGRITACKHANGRDWWVIFRKSDFSVGSSNNDWYTYLITPYGIQNFSVQSIGSQNHTNNGQICFSQLGDKVVFSNLMGLLELFNFDRCNGLLSNPIIIEPEPTIPPAKYFWSCAFSPDASKLYVSTNETPTYLFQYDLNSPNIAASKDTIYSLSYPLEAGGELKLAPDNKIYLSNWYFNGFQTPYPYQDTVYNMYNMNLSVINQPDSLGTACDFQPFSFYLGGKRTYLGLPNNPDYDLGALTGSVCDTITGVAPSPLENPDSYWEGGRLYPNPANSTLYASGMPEGKNEMQVYDLYGRLLLKKQNNSSSGVIDVSSLSDGVYNIRIKNETGEYFKKRFVVIK, from the coding sequence ATGAAAAAAGCGGTATTCATATTATTATTCGGTTTGCTGTCAACGACTGTCCATAGTCAGAAACGTGATAACATCTGGCCCATGGGATACAGATCTTTTCCTAATCCTGATTATTTTTATTTTGATTTCTCAAATGGGCAGCCCGATACGGTACGATATTATCGTGAAATGCCGTTTTTTATTACCCATGCTTCAATATGCGATACGACAGGCAACCTGCTGTTTTATACCAACGGGCAATATATTGCCAATAAAGATAACGATACCTTGCTCAACAGCCAAAACTTTAACCCGGGCTATTATACACTGTCTTATTACCCGGGAGGCTTAGGCTTTTCGCAAGCAGCATTATTTTTACCTTTCAGTGATACCTCGCGGTTTTATTATGTGATTTCTGAAAGCGCTGAAGAGTTTATTTATAATAGTCAGTTTAATGATGCACAACCTTTTCATTTAACGTACAGCATAATAGATGCCTCGCTTGACAGCGGGAGGGGGGGTGTGCTTCCCAATGCAAAAAATATAAATATTATAAACGATACGTTAATACTTGGACGCATAACAGCCTGCAAACATGCCAACGGCAGAGACTGGTGGGTAATATTTAGGAAAAGTGATTTTTCTGTAGGCAGTTCAAACAATGATTGGTACACTTACTTAATAACTCCTTACGGTATTCAAAATTTTTCCGTTCAATCCATAGGTTCACAAAATCATACAAACAATGGACAAATTTGTTTTTCACAATTGGGAGATAAAGTAGTGTTCTCAAATCTTATGGGATTGCTAGAACTTTTCAATTTTGATAGATGTAATGGTTTATTGAGTAATCCAATTATTATTGAGCCTGAACCCACTATTCCTCCTGCAAAATATTTTTGGAGTTGTGCATTTTCTCCCGATGCAAGTAAATTATATGTTTCCACAAACGAAACACCAACTTACCTTTTTCAATATGATTTGAATTCACCAAATATTGCTGCAAGCAAGGATACTATTTATTCATTAAGTTATCCATTAGAAGCCGGAGGAGAATTAAAATTAGCGCCTGATAACAAAATTTATCTTTCCAATTGGTATTTTAATGGCTTTCAAACACCTTACCCATATCAGGATACTGTTTATAATATGTACAACATGAACTTGTCAGTAATAAACCAGCCTGATAGTTTAGGTACGGCATGTGATTTTCAGCCCTTCAGTTTTTACTTAGGCGGTAAACGTACATATTTAGGTTTACCCAATAATCCCGATTATGATTTGGGAGCGTTAACAGGAAGTGTGTGTGATACAATCACAGGTGTTGCTCCCTCTCCTTTGGAGAATCCCGATAGCTATTGGGAGGGAGGGAGGTTATATCCCAACCCCGCCAACAGTACATTGTATGCTAGCGGAATGCCTGAAGGCAAAAACGAAATGCAGGTTTATGACCTTTACGGCAGGTTATTATTGAAAAAGCAAAATAATAGCAGCAGTGGTGTAATAGATGTATCTTCGCTTTCTGACGGAGTGTATAATATTAGAATAAAGAATGAAACAGGCGAATACTTTAAAAAGCGGTTTGTGGTTATTAAATAA